In Candidatus Cohnella colombiensis, one DNA window encodes the following:
- the yqeK gene encoding bis(5'-nucleosyl)-tetraphosphatase (symmetrical) YqeK, translated as MELEKLREATRSQMPEKRWKHTLGVVESAIELAKRYGGDVQKAELAALLHDYAKAWEIGRMEQIIREQELPPELLVYDKELWHAHVGAWAVQNEHGIDDEEVLDAIRYHTSGRVQMTMLDKIVCLADYIEPGRDYPGVNKLRKLAEVSLEQALVAGYDGTIELLVEKGKLIFPLTVLSRNDLIRQIKS; from the coding sequence ATGGAACTTGAGAAGCTAAGAGAAGCCACACGTTCTCAGATGCCCGAAAAACGCTGGAAGCATACGCTCGGAGTAGTAGAAAGTGCGATTGAGCTTGCTAAGCGGTATGGTGGAGATGTTCAGAAGGCCGAGCTAGCCGCGCTGTTGCATGATTATGCGAAAGCGTGGGAGATCGGTAGAATGGAACAGATTATCCGTGAACAGGAGCTTCCACCGGAGCTCCTAGTTTATGATAAAGAGTTATGGCATGCACACGTTGGGGCTTGGGCCGTGCAAAACGAGCATGGCATCGACGATGAAGAAGTGCTAGATGCGATTCGATATCATACATCTGGTCGTGTACAGATGACGATGCTTGATAAGATTGTCTGCTTGGCTGACTATATTGAGCCTGGACGCGATTATCCAGGGGTGAATAAGCTTCGAAAGCTTGCAGAGGTAAGTCTGGAGCAAGCGCTTGTCGCAGGTTATGATGGGACAATTGAGCTGCTTGTAGAGAAAGGGAAGCTCATCTTCCCGCTTACTGTACTTTCCCGCAATGATTTAATTAGGCAGATCAAATCGTGA
- the aroE gene encoding shikimate dehydrogenase: MDSYTVLFGVIGDPIRHSKSPVMMNRAFEALGINGSYGAFHVVPEKLGEAIKGIRALGFRGLNVTLPHKVNVMAHLDEIHPGALAAGAVNTIVNEQGRLIGYNTDGIGYVRSLKEEAASNLADSKIVVLGAGGAARGIVWALAQEHPAEIIVANRTEEKARELVATLSAEANLTPIAWSQLQTACQDADVVINTTSIGMAPNVDAVPLDVSWLKPGAVASDLIYNPLKTKFLQQSDERGLVVHGGLGMFIYQGAYAFEYWTGQRAPVEVMVQAVLESFETSFSQ, encoded by the coding sequence ATGGATAGCTACACCGTGTTATTTGGCGTCATTGGTGATCCGATTCGTCATTCGAAATCACCTGTGATGATGAATCGTGCGTTCGAAGCTCTTGGGATCAATGGAAGCTATGGTGCGTTTCACGTTGTTCCTGAGAAACTGGGAGAGGCTATCAAAGGCATTCGGGCGCTAGGCTTTCGTGGTCTCAATGTGACGCTTCCTCACAAGGTGAATGTCATGGCTCACTTGGATGAGATCCATCCTGGAGCACTTGCAGCAGGTGCAGTCAATACGATTGTCAATGAACAAGGGCGACTGATTGGATATAATACGGATGGAATAGGCTACGTAAGATCTTTGAAGGAAGAAGCAGCTTCCAATCTTGCTGACTCAAAGATCGTCGTACTTGGTGCAGGCGGAGCGGCAAGAGGAATTGTGTGGGCGCTAGCACAGGAACATCCGGCAGAAATTATTGTTGCAAATCGGACAGAAGAGAAAGCCAGAGAGCTTGTAGCAACCTTGTCTGCTGAAGCTAACCTCACGCCAATTGCATGGTCGCAGCTACAAACGGCGTGCCAAGATGCTGATGTGGTTATCAACACGACGTCAATCGGGATGGCCCCCAACGTTGATGCTGTGCCACTTGACGTATCTTGGCTTAAACCAGGTGCTGTTGCTAGCGATTTGATCTACAATCCGCTCAAGACGAAGTTTCTTCAGCAATCAGATGAGCGGGGCCTCGTTGTCCATGGTGGACTAGGTATGTTCATCTATCAAGGTGCGTATGCTTTTGAATATTGGACTGGTCAGCGTGCACCTGTTGAAGTCATGGTCCAAGCAGTATTGGAATCTTTCGAAACCTCATTTTCACAATAG
- a CDS encoding transglutaminaseTgpA domain-containing protein gives MKHILGARFWHRLILERIHRLFVIIIGMQVIQVFSDDWWDETYSIIYGTMIVVAVVELSFTRGSIRRFLVGFVAALLFIFRNAPFEWYGWPSSWKKWDAIVDFVQVNAEQLHPFFEITVATLCAVHLLSWVGKSRAGAIFIIVSSILMMAVMDSFFPLELWKNIAWIVVTGLTWLVIIHLRQLQARHPDSWEALAERPLDLAIPAVFIIGLILFLGVIMPRAPVILEDPYTLWTEAQGIERVKFNGDGGETNPVNPKRSGSSLSGYSRDDTSLGGGFQFDYSPVMTITTSQRSYWRGESKAVYSGKGWNDNKGLGTLLNTKENTSLPLLPARAEGVETKEVVQTVNVLRKDKISVLFAAGPATEISAVQSDNQAKPLWNPIEWELRWSKPTRVESYTVISEVVVLDEDALRKQPHLESSSEIDLTPYLQLPNSLPERVRELANEQTTSATNDYDRGKLLEQFLQKNYLYTNEPDLSKQVSDDFVDAFLFEIQEGYCDYYSSAFVIMARTVGLPARWVKGYATGYDPVELERQRFGGFNGRSALDVTGAGTYTVRNADAHSWAEIYFEGYGWIPFEPTSGFSVPQPRVTASTTLPDQDIELSTDVDPTDAVNNNKLWIIVSGILGGVMVIASIGYIIFRKRGGFDRIWNRVRSRGNSADQRVVREMEKLIVFMNRRGLKRDQNETMRESFTRWSGRFSSLKSDFDGALTNFEHARYGQESGSDQRLHDFHKAANNIRKAL, from the coding sequence TTGAAGCACATTCTAGGTGCCCGATTTTGGCATCGACTCATTCTCGAGCGAATTCATCGCCTCTTCGTTATTATTATCGGAATGCAAGTTATTCAAGTATTCTCTGATGACTGGTGGGACGAGACGTATTCTATCATTTACGGCACAATGATTGTCGTCGCAGTTGTGGAGCTTTCGTTCACACGGGGTTCTATTCGACGCTTTTTAGTCGGATTTGTAGCTGCACTGTTGTTTATTTTTAGAAATGCTCCATTCGAATGGTATGGTTGGCCAAGCAGCTGGAAAAAATGGGATGCGATCGTTGATTTTGTCCAGGTTAATGCGGAGCAGTTACATCCATTTTTCGAAATTACCGTTGCAACGCTTTGCGCTGTTCATCTGCTGTCTTGGGTCGGGAAAAGCCGAGCTGGAGCAATCTTTATTATTGTAAGTTCGATATTGATGATGGCGGTAATGGATTCCTTTTTCCCTTTGGAATTGTGGAAGAACATCGCTTGGATCGTCGTTACAGGCTTAACCTGGCTCGTCATTATCCATCTGCGTCAATTGCAAGCCAGGCATCCCGATAGTTGGGAAGCACTTGCAGAGAGGCCACTCGATCTTGCAATACCTGCTGTATTCATTATAGGACTCATCTTGTTTTTGGGAGTCATTATGCCTCGTGCTCCTGTTATATTAGAAGATCCATATACGCTGTGGACTGAGGCTCAAGGGATTGAACGGGTTAAGTTCAACGGTGATGGTGGAGAAACGAATCCTGTAAATCCGAAACGATCAGGTTCATCTTTATCTGGGTATAGCAGAGACGACACAAGTCTAGGTGGCGGCTTCCAATTCGATTATTCACCTGTCATGACAATTACGACATCTCAGCGCAGTTATTGGCGCGGAGAGTCTAAGGCTGTCTACTCAGGAAAGGGTTGGAATGATAATAAGGGGCTAGGCACACTTTTAAACACTAAGGAAAATACCTCTTTACCGTTGCTACCGGCAAGAGCCGAAGGTGTAGAGACGAAGGAAGTTGTTCAGACGGTGAACGTGCTTCGAAAGGATAAAATCTCCGTTCTATTCGCCGCTGGTCCAGCGACGGAAATATCCGCAGTTCAAAGTGATAATCAAGCCAAGCCACTGTGGAATCCTATTGAATGGGAACTGCGATGGTCGAAGCCGACGAGAGTGGAAAGCTATACAGTTATCTCTGAGGTAGTTGTGCTGGATGAGGATGCGTTGCGTAAACAACCACATTTGGAATCTTCGAGCGAGATCGATTTGACACCTTATCTCCAGCTTCCGAACAGCTTACCGGAGCGCGTACGTGAGCTTGCAAACGAGCAAACGACTAGCGCAACAAATGATTATGATCGTGGGAAGCTGCTGGAACAATTTTTGCAAAAAAATTATTTGTATACGAACGAGCCTGACTTATCTAAGCAAGTCAGCGACGATTTCGTGGATGCATTCTTATTCGAAATACAAGAGGGCTATTGTGATTACTATTCTTCTGCTTTCGTGATAATGGCTCGTACTGTCGGATTACCTGCACGTTGGGTTAAAGGATACGCGACAGGATATGATCCAGTTGAATTAGAGCGTCAACGATTTGGTGGTTTTAACGGTAGATCAGCATTGGATGTAACTGGTGCGGGAACGTATACGGTACGTAATGCAGATGCACATTCATGGGCGGAAATCTACTTTGAAGGTTATGGTTGGATTCCCTTTGAACCGACATCCGGTTTCTCGGTGCCACAGCCACGAGTTACAGCTAGTACGACTTTGCCTGATCAAGACATCGAGCTAAGTACGGATGTAGATCCAACGGATGCTGTTAACAACAATAAATTGTGGATAATTGTATCTGGCATTTTAGGTGGAGTGATGGTCATCGCTTCTATTGGCTACATAATTTTCCGGAAACGTGGTGGCTTTGATCGGATATGGAATCGTGTACGTTCGCGAGGGAATTCAGCGGATCAACGTGTCGTTCGCGAGATGGAAAAGCTAATTGTTTTCATGAATCGTAGAGGGTTGAAGCGTGACCAGAACGAGACGATGCGTGAATCGTTTACAAGGTGGAGTGGTCGATTCAGCTCGTTGAAATCAGATTTCGATGGAGCACTCACGAATTTCGAGCATGCACGTTATGGTCAAGAAAGCGGAAGTGACCAGCGCCTTCATGATTTCCATAAGGCTGCGAACAATATTCGTAAAGCACTGTAG
- the yhbY gene encoding ribosome assembly RNA-binding protein YhbY has translation MLTGKQKRYLRAQAHHLKPIFQVGKGSTNDHLIRHIEEAIEVRELMKVSVLNNCLDDPREIGAELAERAGAELVQVIGKTIVLYKESRDNKQIVLPRK, from the coding sequence ATGTTAACAGGGAAACAGAAACGTTATTTACGAGCACAAGCCCATCATTTGAAACCCATCTTTCAAGTAGGCAAAGGAAGTACGAATGACCACCTTATTCGTCATATTGAGGAAGCCATTGAAGTGAGAGAATTGATGAAGGTGTCTGTGCTGAACAATTGTCTGGATGATCCTCGTGAGATCGGAGCGGAGCTGGCAGAGCGCGCAGGCGCTGAGCTCGTTCAAGTGATCGGAAAGACGATTGTGCTCTACAAAGAATCGCGCGATAATAAGCAGATTGTGCTTCCTCGTAAATGA
- a CDS encoding YqeG family HAD IIIA-type phosphatase, whose translation MFKRLLPDQIVNTVYDIDLDEWSAQGVRGIITDLDNTLVSARTPLATPELIQWLDRVHDRGFKVVILSNNNSRRVAKFAEPLGLPYIPAARKPAGAAFRQALQQLGLAPQQVVVVGDQLMTDVLGGHRAGLKAILVTPIARSEEGWRTRINRVIEKVALSRLRKQGLWPKDKGGR comes from the coding sequence ATGTTTAAGCGTTTGCTTCCAGATCAGATCGTGAACACGGTGTACGATATTGATTTGGATGAATGGAGTGCCCAGGGAGTCCGGGGAATCATTACAGATTTGGACAATACACTCGTGAGTGCACGAACACCACTTGCAACACCAGAGCTTATACAATGGCTGGATCGTGTTCATGATCGTGGCTTTAAGGTCGTTATTTTATCGAACAATAATAGTAGGCGAGTTGCGAAGTTCGCTGAGCCGCTCGGACTTCCGTACATTCCAGCCGCTCGGAAGCCAGCAGGAGCTGCTTTTCGCCAAGCGTTACAGCAACTTGGGCTAGCGCCACAGCAAGTCGTTGTCGTTGGTGATCAACTGATGACAGATGTATTAGGTGGGCACCGCGCGGGTTTAAAGGCGATTCTTGTTACGCCGATCGCTCGAAGCGAGGAAGGCTGGAGAACGCGAATTAATCGTGTCATTGAGAAAGTTGCTTTATCTCGTCTACGCAAACAAGGCTTATGGCCAAAAGATAAGGGAGGACGCTAG
- the spoVAD gene encoding stage V sporulation protein AD has translation MLRGDRTWVYDEPPVIIATGTVVGPDEGKGPLSSDFDVVHQDLEIGQPSWEKSERALLEQASDLAIKHANLNVDDLSFFVGGDLMNQIISNTFAARQLGAPYIGVFGACSTSMLSLAMASQLVAAKAGKYVMAATCSHNCTAEKQFRYPTEYGSQKPPTAQYTVTGAGAAIITAKGKGPVITATTIGKIMDLGIKDPFNMGAAMAPAAVDTIQGHLQDTGRSPGYYDLIVTGDLASVGHPIATDLLKRSGVEMQQTKFVDCGLMIYDLNNQKVQAGGSGCACSAVVTYGHLLKRIESGELKRILVVATGALLSPLSYQQGETIPCIAHAVAIEAQQAQQS, from the coding sequence ATGTTACGGGGTGATCGGACATGGGTATACGATGAACCTCCTGTCATTATCGCAACTGGAACAGTTGTCGGGCCAGATGAGGGCAAGGGTCCATTGTCGAGTGATTTCGATGTTGTGCACCAAGATTTGGAAATCGGTCAACCGTCATGGGAAAAGTCAGAGCGTGCGCTGTTGGAACAGGCATCCGATCTTGCGATTAAGCACGCAAACCTTAATGTGGATGACTTAAGCTTCTTTGTTGGTGGTGATCTGATGAATCAGATCATTAGTAATACGTTTGCTGCAAGACAATTAGGCGCACCTTACATTGGTGTATTCGGGGCTTGCTCTACATCAATGCTATCTTTAGCGATGGCGTCACAACTCGTAGCAGCAAAAGCAGGTAAATATGTGATGGCGGCTACATGTAGCCATAACTGCACAGCGGAGAAGCAATTCCGCTACCCAACGGAATATGGTTCGCAGAAGCCACCAACTGCGCAATATACGGTAACAGGAGCGGGAGCTGCAATCATTACCGCGAAAGGTAAAGGACCGGTAATTACTGCGACTACAATCGGCAAGATTATGGATCTAGGAATTAAGGATCCATTCAATATGGGTGCAGCTATGGCGCCAGCTGCTGTAGACACCATTCAAGGCCATTTACAGGACACAGGGAGATCGCCTGGGTATTACGATTTGATTGTTACAGGTGATTTAGCGAGTGTAGGGCATCCGATTGCTACAGACTTGCTGAAGCGTAGCGGGGTGGAAATGCAACAGACGAAATTTGTTGATTGCGGTTTGATGATCTATGACCTTAACAACCAGAAGGTTCAGGCGGGTGGCAGTGGCTGTGCATGCTCAGCGGTCGTTACTTACGGTCACTTACTTAAGCGAATTGAAAGTGGCGAGTTGAAACGAATTCTTGTCGTAGCGACAGGAGCGCTTCTGAGTCCATTGTCTTACCAACAGGGAGAGACGATTCCGTGTATTGCACATGCAGTCGCGATTGAAGCACAACAAGCACAACAATCATGA
- the yqeH gene encoding ribosome biogenesis GTPase YqeH — translation MAHSENTAPRCVGCGIPLQSENKEVAGYVPEASLEKEEAICQRCFRIKHYNEASSVTVDQDEFLKLLGSIASTDSLVVHIVDLFDFEGSIISGLQRFIGNNPVLLVVNKMDLLPRVTNWNRLKNWVQKQAKVNGLKVEDVVLCSAQRNIGFDRVVEAILTLRGKRDVYVVGATNVGKSTLINRLISDFSDLKRELTVSRYPGTTLDAVNIPMDDGKSIIDTPGIVYPSRLTELVVRKDLAKVMPDKPLKPMTYQLNPQQTLFFGSLVRFDFIEGERQSFTAYVASELKIHRTKLERADELYAEHRGVMLSPPDLADLETLPAWTRHRLRIDSGSSQDIFISGLGWIQANGTSGATVDVYAPRGVKVMLRDSML, via the coding sequence ATGGCTCATTCAGAGAATACAGCACCTAGATGCGTCGGCTGCGGCATTCCGTTACAAAGTGAGAACAAGGAAGTTGCAGGCTATGTTCCGGAGGCATCTTTGGAAAAAGAAGAAGCGATTTGTCAGCGCTGTTTTCGAATAAAGCATTATAATGAAGCTTCGTCTGTTACTGTCGATCAGGACGAATTTCTAAAGCTGCTAGGGAGTATTGCTTCAACAGACAGCTTGGTCGTGCACATCGTCGATTTGTTTGATTTTGAAGGCAGTATCATCTCAGGTCTTCAACGGTTCATCGGCAACAATCCAGTGTTGCTCGTCGTGAACAAGATGGATCTTCTACCACGTGTAACGAATTGGAATCGTTTGAAAAACTGGGTGCAAAAGCAGGCTAAAGTAAATGGGCTAAAGGTAGAAGATGTTGTTCTGTGCAGCGCACAGAGAAACATAGGGTTCGATCGCGTAGTTGAAGCGATCTTAACGTTGCGCGGTAAGCGTGATGTGTATGTGGTCGGAGCGACGAATGTTGGGAAGAGTACGCTCATTAACCGATTGATTTCCGACTTCAGTGATCTGAAGCGAGAATTAACCGTTTCGAGATATCCAGGTACAACATTAGATGCAGTTAATATTCCTATGGATGATGGGAAGAGCATCATTGATACGCCGGGAATTGTTTATCCTTCACGTCTGACAGAGCTTGTCGTTCGCAAGGATTTGGCGAAAGTGATGCCAGACAAGCCACTCAAGCCGATGACCTATCAGTTGAACCCGCAGCAAACTTTGTTTTTTGGAAGCTTAGTCCGGTTTGACTTTATAGAGGGCGAACGGCAATCCTTTACTGCATATGTAGCTTCGGAATTAAAGATCCATCGTACGAAGTTAGAGCGAGCGGATGAATTGTATGCGGAGCATCGTGGAGTCATGCTCAGTCCACCAGATTTAGCGGATCTTGAGACATTGCCAGCCTGGACAAGACATCGGCTTCGGATAGATTCAGGCTCTTCGCAGGACATCTTTATTTCGGGACTAGGATGGATTCAAGCGAACGGAACGAGTGGCGCTACTGTGGACGTATATGCCCCACGTGGTGTGAAGGTAATGCTTCGCGATAGTATGCTTTAA
- a CDS encoding MoxR family ATPase: MDQQGAMQLLDKIRINMESCIYGKKQEIAWMLTAMLAGGHVLIEDVPGTGKTQLVKALALSIGGVFHRIQCNPDLLPTDITGVSIYHPKLEEFVFRPGPVMANILLTDEINRATTKTQSALLEAMEERRVSVDGQTHMLPHPFVLFATQNPIDFEGTYRLPEAQLDRFLMKIKLGYPDEASERRLILESGVSRAAESLTAVASVEDVAQMQKLVESIHIDHSVADYLLAIIRGSRNHAGVLLGASPRAAVALTAASKAYAFIEHRTFVLPDDVKAMAPLVLGHRIHLRSETRMQGITTLNLVQDLLRQIPVPVGVER, encoded by the coding sequence ATGGATCAACAAGGTGCAATGCAACTGTTAGATAAGATTAGAATAAATATGGAATCATGTATCTATGGTAAAAAACAAGAAATCGCATGGATGCTTACTGCGATGCTTGCAGGAGGGCATGTTCTAATCGAAGATGTGCCTGGCACAGGCAAGACGCAGCTAGTAAAGGCTCTCGCATTATCGATCGGTGGAGTATTCCATCGGATTCAATGTAATCCCGATTTACTACCAACAGATATAACTGGTGTTTCTATCTATCATCCAAAGCTTGAGGAATTTGTATTCCGTCCAGGACCAGTTATGGCAAATATATTATTAACAGATGAGATTAATAGAGCGACGACTAAGACGCAATCTGCATTGCTCGAAGCAATGGAGGAACGTCGTGTCTCGGTAGATGGTCAAACCCATATGCTGCCACATCCGTTCGTACTGTTCGCTACTCAGAACCCGATAGATTTCGAAGGAACATATCGACTACCAGAAGCGCAATTAGATCGTTTTTTGATGAAAATTAAGTTAGGTTATCCTGACGAGGCATCGGAAAGACGTCTCATCTTGGAGTCTGGTGTAAGTCGTGCAGCTGAATCGTTGACAGCGGTTGCATCCGTGGAAGATGTTGCTCAGATGCAGAAGCTTGTCGAATCTATTCATATCGATCATAGTGTTGCTGATTACCTGCTCGCTATTATTCGTGGATCGCGTAACCATGCAGGCGTGCTTCTTGGTGCAAGTCCACGTGCAGCTGTTGCATTAACTGCAGCATCGAAAGCTTATGCTTTCATTGAACATCGTACTTTTGTGCTACCAGATGATGTGAAAGCGATGGCACCGCTTGTACTCGGACACCGCATTCATTTACGTTCGGAGACACGAATGCAAGGGATTACAACGCTTAATCTTGTGCAAGACCTACTAAGGCAGATTCCAGTGCCTGTAGGCGTGGAGCGTTAA
- the spoVAC gene encoding stage V sporulation protein AC: protein MSAEEYKAFAQAREPSRSIWTNCLKAFVVGGAICAIGQGVQQFFMAVFDMSAKQAGNPTVAVMILLSVILTCLGVYDKLAQWAGAGSAVPVTGFANSMCSAAIEHRSEGLVLGVGANMFKLAGSVIVFGVVAAFIVGIIYWVFGIGAWHDVTG from the coding sequence ATGTCCGCAGAGGAGTATAAAGCGTTCGCTCAAGCGAGAGAGCCTTCTCGTTCAATATGGACGAACTGTCTAAAAGCTTTCGTCGTCGGTGGTGCAATATGCGCGATTGGCCAGGGAGTTCAACAGTTTTTCATGGCGGTATTCGACATGTCCGCAAAGCAAGCGGGAAACCCAACAGTAGCTGTCATGATATTACTCTCAGTCATTTTGACGTGTTTAGGAGTGTATGACAAGCTTGCTCAATGGGCGGGTGCAGGCAGTGCTGTACCCGTAACAGGCTTCGCGAACTCAATGTGCTCTGCAGCCATTGAGCATCGCAGCGAAGGTTTAGTGCTTGGTGTAGGAGCAAATATGTTCAAGCTAGCGGGCTCAGTAATTGTGTTCGGTGTTGTCGCAGCATTCATTGTCGGCATCATCTACTGGGTGTTCGGGATTGGAGCATGGCATGATGTTACGGGGTGA
- a CDS encoding nicotinate-nucleotide adenylyltransferase, producing MRKIGLFGGTFDPIHLGHLLAAESARETANLEEIWFIPTAIPPHKPGPGADARARCQMIEAAIGDNEAFRLELVELEREGTSYTIDTINELQERHPHTQFYWIVGSDMVNDLPNWRKIDELVERVSFIGLERPDQPIDESELPSSIIKKLVRAQMPPLGISSTDIRHRVREGKSVRYMVPNAVLAFIRGNDIYGT from the coding sequence ATGAGAAAAATCGGCTTGTTTGGGGGAACCTTCGATCCAATTCACCTCGGTCACTTGCTCGCGGCTGAATCGGCAAGGGAAACGGCGAATTTAGAAGAGATTTGGTTCATACCAACTGCGATTCCACCTCATAAGCCAGGGCCGGGAGCAGATGCTCGTGCACGCTGTCAGATGATCGAAGCAGCAATCGGAGATAATGAAGCCTTTCGACTAGAGCTTGTCGAACTTGAGCGTGAGGGAACATCCTACACGATCGATACGATAAATGAACTTCAGGAGCGTCATCCCCATACGCAGTTCTATTGGATCGTTGGCTCGGATATGGTTAATGATTTACCGAATTGGCGTAAAATCGATGAGCTTGTGGAGCGTGTATCGTTCATCGGACTGGAACGACCTGATCAGCCGATTGATGAATCTGAGTTGCCTAGCTCGATAATAAAAAAACTAGTGCGTGCACAGATGCCACCTCTAGGGATATCATCTACTGATATTCGCCATAGAGTGAGGGAAGGAAAGTCTGTACGCTACATGGTACCTAACGCTGTGTTAGCATTTATTCGGGGGAATGACATTTATGGAACTTGA
- a CDS encoding DUF58 domain-containing protein gives MIRQLLRAGWLSILLYFVAAFFLLFQGGKTSLMLFVILNALIIYLVLGRWSGVTGAQGTRFLDVGDSSRAILIAGMRLKVKIKMYIPGVWPLPYIIVKEKLVRTTGTDSQVYELSFIPDYRRRGEISYETAPLRRGRYQFHATDCSTRDIFGLFEHRGSFTDPMNIQVLPRTIELKDWNMFRRSQRGVFQHTLSSLWARETTQIDGVREYIHGDRLSRVHWNATAKTGQWKSKEFEREALPRVVFVLDRNREAYKSLEQFELAVSVAASLLQLITIKDMPIGFVSAGQNAMWFGEDRTIVHREHVLQHLIDVEADGTLSMGQLLCEVAERFEPGIQIVMIGASIDEDIVAAINALESHRMVPSVIHIGQMHSSEDQTVQLRKWQRLCESKQWDFCTVSQLENLPRVLGVAVS, from the coding sequence ATGATCCGGCAATTGTTACGTGCAGGATGGTTAAGTATACTCTTGTACTTTGTTGCCGCATTCTTCCTCCTCTTCCAAGGTGGCAAAACGTCATTAATGCTTTTCGTGATTTTAAATGCACTCATTATTTATTTGGTGCTCGGGAGATGGAGTGGCGTTACGGGTGCTCAAGGTACACGATTCCTCGATGTGGGTGATTCTTCAAGAGCGATTCTAATAGCAGGAATGCGTCTTAAAGTTAAAATCAAAATGTATATTCCTGGTGTGTGGCCTCTGCCATATATTATCGTTAAAGAAAAGTTGGTCCGCACGACAGGCACTGATAGTCAAGTGTATGAACTATCTTTTATTCCAGATTACCGTAGACGTGGAGAAATTTCCTATGAGACGGCTCCACTACGTAGAGGTAGATATCAGTTTCATGCAACGGATTGCTCAACCCGAGACATCTTCGGATTGTTTGAGCATCGGGGCAGCTTCACTGACCCGATGAACATACAGGTACTGCCACGTACGATTGAATTGAAAGATTGGAATATGTTTCGCCGCTCGCAACGAGGCGTATTTCAGCATACATTATCCTCTCTTTGGGCTAGAGAAACGACGCAGATTGATGGTGTAAGAGAGTATATACATGGCGATCGTCTGTCGCGCGTTCATTGGAATGCGACTGCAAAGACAGGCCAGTGGAAATCGAAGGAATTCGAGCGTGAAGCGCTACCTCGTGTTGTTTTTGTACTAGATCGTAATCGTGAGGCTTATAAATCCTTGGAGCAATTCGAGCTTGCTGTTTCTGTTGCAGCTTCCTTGCTTCAATTAATAACGATCAAAGATATGCCAATTGGTTTTGTTTCTGCTGGGCAAAATGCGATGTGGTTCGGTGAAGATCGGACGATTGTGCATCGTGAGCATGTACTTCAGCATCTTATCGATGTAGAGGCAGACGGAACATTGTCGATGGGTCAATTGCTATGTGAAGTGGCAGAGCGTTTTGAACCCGGAATCCAGATCGTAATGATTGGCGCATCAATTGATGAGGATATTGTCGCTGCAATCAACGCATTAGAGAGCCATCGTATGGTCCCGAGCGTCATTCATATTGGGCAGATGCACTCTTCAGAGGATCAAACTGTGCAACTACGGAAGTGGCAACGGCTTTGTGAATCGAAGCAATGGGATTTCTGCACCGTGTCGCAGCTTGAAAATCTGCCACGCGTATTGGGGGTGGCGGTGTCTTGA
- the spoVAE gene encoding stage V sporulation protein AE, with product MPYVWAFLIGGAICIVGQLLFDVAKLTPAHTMATLVVVGAALDAFGLYDPLIDFAGAGATVPITSFGNALVHGALSELQKDGWIGVITGIFTVTSAGVSAAIVFSFLAALVVKPKG from the coding sequence ATGCCCTACGTGTGGGCATTTCTCATTGGTGGAGCAATTTGTATCGTCGGCCAGCTTTTGTTTGATGTTGCAAAGTTGACCCCTGCACATACGATGGCTACACTAGTTGTTGTTGGAGCGGCGCTCGATGCATTTGGGCTGTATGATCCGCTCATTGACTTCGCAGGAGCGGGAGCGACAGTACCGATTACTAGCTTCGGTAATGCATTGGTACATGGAGCTTTATCGGAGCTGCAAAAAGACGGGTGGATTGGCGTTATAACAGGGATATTCACGGTCACAAGTGCGGGAGTGTCCGCTGCGATCGTATTTTCATTCCTTGCAGCGCTCGTAGTTAAACCCAAAGGCTGA